Proteins encoded within one genomic window of Sulfurovum sp. XGS-02:
- a CDS encoding O-acetyl-ADP-ribose deacetylase — protein MDRIILKTGDITKEHVCAIVNAANSSLMGGGGVDGAIHRAGGSVILEACQKIRQESYPDGLPTGEAVATSAGNLPSTYVIHTVGPIYHQCGEQCAELLASCYRKSLELAYSLGCRDVAFPAISTGIYGYPKEKAALIAHKEVSQFLAENKDIEVYFIFHNEKNRELFIKAIEGKR, from the coding sequence ATGGATAGGATCATTCTCAAAACAGGTGATATAACAAAAGAGCATGTTTGTGCGATCGTGAATGCGGCAAACAGTTCTCTTATGGGCGGTGGCGGTGTAGATGGTGCTATCCACAGAGCAGGGGGATCTGTAATCCTGGAAGCATGTCAAAAGATACGTCAGGAGAGCTATCCTGACGGTTTGCCTACGGGAGAAGCTGTAGCCACAAGTGCGGGAAACTTACCTTCAACCTATGTCATCCATACGGTAGGACCGATCTATCATCAATGCGGCGAGCAGTGTGCAGAGCTGTTGGCTTCTTGTTATAGAAAGTCACTTGAACTGGCTTACTCATTAGGGTGTAGGGATGTTGCTTTCCCGGCCATTTCTACAGGTATATACGGTTATCCTAAAGAGAAAGCTGCATTGATAGCACATAAAGAGGTAAGTCAATTTTTGGCAGAAAACAAGGATATAGAGGTGTATTTTATATTTCACAATGAGAAGAACAGAGAGTTATTTATCAAAGCGATAGAAGGTAAAAGATGA
- the metK gene encoding methionine adenosyltransferase, whose translation MYLFASESVSAGHPDKCADIIADSIVDTLLQRDPDAKVATEVFISGKYVIIGGEVRTKVPVDTAFYEEIAIKALKNIGYPEAGFERGETFFPDEAEVHVYVSTQSPDITMGVEKADHEIGAGDQGMMFGYASSERADHMPSAFAYAREIRDVLYAYALEHPETFGVDMKTQVVMDYETKENFDHCMPQRIAKIIVAIAHNKDIAQDEVKRLVKKIITENVKFEAGHFNEERIEFYINNTGRFVQHSPIADSGLTGRKVVCDTYGGYAPIGGGSQSSKDYSKVDRTALYAARWLAKHIVAAGISKKALVQLSYVIAETRPSSVTVDTQHTSLTEMKDEELSQIIANKFPLTPRWITEKFGLDRPGKERFLYADIAVKGQIGYAEYPWEVLDELEWFKSLKE comes from the coding sequence ATGTATCTTTTTGCTTCAGAGTCTGTTTCAGCAGGCCATCCTGACAAGTGTGCGGATATTATTGCGGACAGCATCGTAGATACGCTGCTGCAACGTGACCCTGATGCTAAAGTAGCTACAGAAGTATTTATCAGCGGAAAGTATGTCATTATAGGCGGTGAAGTGAGAACCAAAGTTCCTGTTGATACTGCATTTTATGAAGAGATCGCTATCAAAGCACTCAAAAATATAGGATATCCTGAAGCAGGGTTTGAGAGAGGTGAAACTTTTTTCCCTGATGAGGCAGAGGTACATGTCTATGTCAGTACACAGTCACCGGATATCACGATGGGAGTAGAGAAAGCCGATCATGAGATAGGGGCGGGGGACCAGGGAATGATGTTTGGGTATGCCAGCAGTGAAAGAGCGGATCATATGCCCAGTGCCTTTGCTTATGCCAGAGAGATAAGAGATGTACTCTATGCCTATGCGCTCGAACATCCCGAGACATTCGGTGTCGATATGAAAACACAAGTGGTCATGGACTACGAAACCAAAGAGAACTTTGATCATTGCATGCCTCAGCGTATTGCAAAGATCATCGTGGCTATTGCCCATAACAAAGATATTGCACAAGACGAAGTAAAGCGTTTAGTCAAAAAGATCATTACAGAGAACGTAAAGTTTGAAGCAGGGCATTTTAATGAGGAACGTATAGAGTTCTATATCAATAATACGGGCAGATTTGTACAGCATTCACCTATTGCAGACTCCGGTTTGACAGGCAGAAAAGTGGTCTGTGATACTTATGGCGGATATGCACCTATAGGAGGAGGATCACAAAGCTCTAAGGATTATTCAAAAGTGGATCGTACAGCACTCTATGCCGCAAGGTGGTTGGCCAAACATATCGTTGCAGCAGGAATATCCAAGAAGGCACTGGTACAGCTCTCTTATGTAATAGCTGAAACCAGGCCATCTTCGGTGACTGTGGATACCCAGCATACGAGTCTCACGGAGATGAAAGATGAAGAGTTGTCACAGATCATTGCTAACAAATTTCCGCTTACACCTAGATGGATCACAGAAAAATTTGGCTTGGACCGTCCAGGGAAAGAGCGTTTTTTATATGCAGATATTGCCGTAAAAGGGCAGATAGGCTATGCAGAGTATCCATGGGAAGTATTGGATGAACTCGAATGGTTTAAATCACTAAAAGAGTAG
- a CDS encoding nickel-dependent hydrogenase large subunit, whose amino-acid sequence MASRKIVIDPITRIEGHLRIEVEIDEDNIVTEAWASGQLFRGIEIILKGRDPRDVGLIAQRICGVCTNVHYRASISAVEDAYNIALPKNAEIIRDLVTLALFIQDHIVHYYHLHSLDYVDVVSALEADPEKASQVAKEYHAHPYLSSTEHLKHVQEKLDSFVKAGRLGLFANGYWGHSAYKFTPEENLVHMSHYLEALNIQREMSKAIAIFAGKTPHPQNLVVGGVTSVADMLNPQRLNDFMFIIKDTRDFIERAYIPDMKMAVKAYKDEIKSGLGRGSGNFMAVGGYRFGKSEQLFEGGVIYAHDFNTIDTFDETYITEEASRSWYEQDEPLSPYDGETTPFYTDLNDDGSLKTEGKYSWVKAPRYKGKPMEVGPVSRMIVGYSKGSKSIKPYMQEFMDATGLELLDFSTTLGRNAARAVESQICCDHIFDFCSELIENIKYYDEKTWTKYIFEALPLEAKGRGIFEVPRGVLSHFVSIEDTKISNYQAVVPTTWNASPKDASDIRGPYEESLIGITLADPSNPLEVLRVVHSFDPCLACAVHVMDLKGNNIAQYKINAPCSI is encoded by the coding sequence ATGGCAAGTCGTAAAATCGTGATAGATCCGATTACAAGGATCGAAGGTCATTTGCGTATCGAGGTCGAAATCGATGAGGACAATATAGTCACTGAAGCCTGGGCTTCGGGACAGTTGTTTCGCGGTATTGAGATCATATTGAAAGGACGTGATCCTCGTGATGTCGGATTGATCGCCCAGCGTATTTGCGGGGTCTGTACCAATGTGCATTACCGTGCTTCGATCAGTGCGGTAGAAGATGCTTACAATATTGCCTTGCCGAAAAATGCAGAGATCATTAGAGATTTGGTAACACTGGCGCTTTTTATTCAGGATCATATTGTTCATTATTACCATCTGCACTCTCTTGATTATGTTGATGTGGTCTCAGCACTTGAAGCTGACCCCGAAAAAGCATCGCAAGTCGCAAAAGAATACCATGCGCACCCTTATCTGAGTTCAACTGAACATTTGAAACATGTGCAGGAAAAGCTGGACTCCTTTGTCAAAGCAGGACGGCTCGGTCTTTTTGCCAATGGCTACTGGGGTCATTCGGCCTATAAGTTCACTCCCGAAGAGAACCTTGTACATATGAGCCATTATCTCGAAGCTTTGAATATCCAGCGTGAAATGAGCAAGGCTATTGCGATCTTTGCGGGAAAAACACCGCATCCTCAAAATCTTGTGGTCGGCGGAGTGACAAGCGTGGCAGATATGCTTAATCCTCAACGGCTGAATGACTTTATGTTTATCATTAAAGATACGCGTGATTTTATAGAACGCGCTTATATCCCTGATATGAAAATGGCCGTCAAGGCTTATAAAGATGAGATCAAATCCGGTCTAGGACGGGGTAGCGGTAATTTTATGGCCGTGGGTGGTTACCGTTTTGGCAAGTCAGAACAGCTTTTTGAAGGAGGCGTGATCTATGCACATGATTTTAATACTATTGATACGTTTGATGAAACCTATATCACAGAAGAGGCCTCACGCTCCTGGTATGAACAGGATGAACCTTTATCGCCGTATGATGGAGAGACTACGCCTTTTTATACGGACCTGAATGATGACGGAAGCCTGAAGACAGAGGGTAAATACAGCTGGGTCAAGGCACCTCGCTATAAAGGAAAACCGATGGAAGTCGGACCTGTTTCACGTATGATCGTGGGCTATAGCAAAGGATCTAAGAGCATAAAACCTTATATGCAGGAGTTTATGGATGCAACAGGTCTCGAGCTTTTGGATTTTTCTACAACATTGGGACGCAATGCAGCACGCGCTGTGGAGTCTCAGATCTGTTGTGACCATATCTTTGATTTTTGCAGCGAGCTTATCGAAAATATCAAATACTATGATGAAAAGACATGGACCAAATATATTTTCGAAGCACTTCCTTTAGAGGCTAAAGGTCGTGGGATCTTTGAAGTCCCTCGCGGAGTACTGTCACATTTTGTCTCTATAGAAGATACCAAGATATCGAATTATCAGGCCGTTGTCCCAACCACATGGAACGCTTCGCCCAAGGATGCTTCAGACATCCGCGGTCCTTATGAAGAGTCACTTATCGGTATCACACTTGCCGATCCCTCTAATCCTTTGGAAGTGTTGCGGGTCGTGCATTCTTTTGATCCCTGTCTGGCATGTGCAGTGCATGTCATGGATCTAAAAGGCAATAACATTGCTCAGTATAAGATCAATGCCCCTTGCAGCATCTAA
- a CDS encoding DUF2905 domain-containing protein gives MTEIGKSLIFIGVVIIIIGTVLLFSDRLPFNLGRLPGDISYKKENFSFYFPITTSILISIFLSLLFYLFSRFFR, from the coding sequence ATGACAGAGATTGGGAAGAGTCTTATCTTTATTGGTGTTGTGATCATCATCATAGGTACTGTTCTACTCTTTAGTGACAGGCTTCCTTTTAACCTTGGCAGGCTTCCCGGCGATATCTCCTATAAAAAAGAAAACTTCTCTTTTTACTTTCCGATCACAACCTCTATCTTGATCAGTATTTTTTTATCACTTCTGTTTTATCTCTTCAGCAGGTTTTTTAGATGA
- a CDS encoding Na/Pi cotransporter family protein — protein METLSILTVTKALGGLGLFLLGMIVMTEGLHALAGDTIRNALMRFTKSPYSGAATGAISTALLQSSSATTVAAVGFVAAGLMSFSETLGIIFGANIGTTITGWMVALLGFKLHLGTIVLPVILMGVLFKLFFKDKIASFGYASAGFGLIFVGISVMQESMSGFEGIITPEHLPSGSWIDILKLVGLGILATLITQSSSAGVAATLTALYANAIHFEQAAALVIGMDVGTTVTALMATVGGSVNVRRTGFSHVIYNLFTAMMALLLITPYIYLWNTLLPGYLHQHAEIALVAFHSSFNILGVLIVLPFTHHFAHLMEEIIPSKEPVYTEKLDKKLLKEPHLALEAARISAQDQFTALLRHINFILGDTAYGKKCDLTLLKSALDKTYQYVDEINPKQEKDARWKELISLIHLIDHAQRLHERCEEEEYRAILVQQSPDLYTEDQKLISVNNEVIDALSSKRFSDAKKIARTNEKQIGKSMLTYRNLIAEKMANDEITIPSGRKKLESARWMTRVTHHISRITYHMEKAVLYTAK, from the coding sequence ATGGAAACCCTCTCTATACTCACAGTGACCAAAGCCTTAGGTGGATTAGGACTTTTTCTGCTCGGTATGATCGTCATGACAGAGGGACTACACGCTTTAGCGGGAGATACGATAAGAAATGCTTTAATGCGTTTTACCAAAAGTCCCTATTCCGGTGCTGCAACTGGTGCGATCAGTACCGCACTGCTCCAGTCTTCAAGTGCCACAACCGTAGCAGCCGTTGGATTTGTGGCAGCTGGTCTGATGAGCTTTTCAGAGACGCTGGGCATTATATTCGGTGCGAACATAGGAACCACGATCACAGGCTGGATGGTTGCGCTCTTAGGCTTTAAACTCCACCTTGGAACGATCGTACTGCCCGTGATACTTATGGGTGTACTTTTCAAACTTTTTTTTAAAGATAAAATTGCTTCTTTTGGGTATGCATCAGCTGGATTTGGTCTCATCTTTGTAGGAATATCCGTTATGCAGGAGAGTATGAGCGGTTTTGAGGGTATCATCACTCCTGAACATCTACCTTCCGGTTCATGGATAGACATATTGAAGCTGGTAGGATTGGGGATACTTGCGACACTCATCACCCAGTCTTCCAGTGCCGGTGTTGCAGCCACACTGACAGCACTCTATGCCAATGCGATCCATTTTGAACAAGCTGCCGCACTGGTTATCGGTATGGATGTCGGAACCACTGTCACTGCGTTAATGGCAACGGTCGGCGGCTCTGTGAACGTTCGTAGAACAGGATTCTCACACGTTATCTATAATCTCTTTACTGCCATGATGGCACTTTTACTAATCACCCCATATATCTATTTATGGAATACTCTGCTACCGGGTTATTTGCATCAGCATGCAGAAATAGCACTGGTCGCATTTCACTCCTCCTTTAATATACTGGGCGTCCTCATCGTCCTGCCCTTTACCCATCATTTTGCACATCTTATGGAAGAGATCATCCCGTCAAAAGAACCGGTATATACAGAGAAACTGGATAAAAAACTTCTTAAAGAACCGCATTTGGCACTGGAAGCCGCCCGTATCTCAGCCCAAGATCAGTTCACCGCACTGCTTCGACATATAAACTTTATACTAGGAGATACTGCCTATGGTAAAAAATGTGACCTTACATTATTGAAATCAGCACTCGACAAGACATACCAATATGTGGATGAGATTAATCCAAAGCAGGAAAAAGATGCAAGATGGAAAGAGTTGATCTCACTCATACATTTGATCGATCATGCACAGAGGCTTCATGAACGCTGTGAAGAGGAGGAGTACAGAGCCATACTCGTACAACAATCTCCGGATTTATATACAGAAGATCAAAAACTTATCAGTGTGAACAATGAGGTCATCGATGCACTATCGTCTAAAAGATTTTCTGATGCTAAGAAGATTGCCCGAACCAATGAAAAACAAATTGGAAAATCCATGCTCACTTATAGAAACCTTATCGCAGAAAAAATGGCCAATGATGAAATCACTATACCTTCAGGTAGAAAAAAACTTGAATCGGCAAGATGGATGACTCGCGTGACGCACCATATATCCCGTATTACCTATCATATGGAAAAGGCTGTTTTGTATACTGCAAAGTAG
- a CDS encoding hydrogenase small subunit — translation MRIVIIGGGIAAAYMANSILEQAPKHEVLIVSKESNPPYDRIHLCSLINGTSDIKDIALPLPPGVQLELDSEVIQIDKNAKRIYTKNASFSYDILIIATGSDPRTLFDIKGIKNARTFRSAADSECIAKCSKGKNVVMMGVGPIGLELLDTLCGLDGPENIYLVSRGMHLYDKALTPVAVEMMKRIYEESDSRVHILLEEEILDKKIEGDEITQIIMKSHTIDNPFVVFGVGISPSTDCAKGAVDIDKGILVDEHMRTSDPYIYAVGEVAQMPDGFIAGRVRECTLQADAAIASILKIESEGFKEFVTVDGLKVGSFLLADVTSTLYDPKDKANEEIVLSSKQEQRIDQYIINKDKLVRFIGINTNVDVIELKKMMEEDKKVDTSSFYSNRLVSERGRLICSCASGYKNDLVDIIKTHCVESFSELKPFSEAGRICGRCKKDVEQLIIDTPVDPEEARRIKAEREEKKKAEELEQVQRRIDKYNALHPKNQIEGENLQEAIKAFDLKKEYNSWVSMITANMRLGPEYDDLVSQGLEQLNKIPIIWLELADCTGNSEGFIKSAHPKVEDLILKYISLDYHELLMAASGDQSESVLESIIDKDAGRYILMVEGAIPLGMDGKFLRIGPKGETGHALLKRVAKHAAAVLAVGSCAFDGGVVAAKPNPTGAVGVAEALGRDDIINLPGCPVNPINIVGTLLHYIMFGELPKLDEKNRPEWAYGFRIHDNCERRGHYELGEFVEEWGDEGAKKGWCLFKMGCKGPYAHLNCSLVKFNEGTSWPVQAGHGCFGCGLGKIAFDHLANHREVDDETKKLLEGTGNNHGKS, via the coding sequence ATGCGAATCGTGATCATAGGCGGTGGAATCGCTGCAGCTTACATGGCCAACTCGATTTTAGAACAGGCTCCTAAGCATGAGGTGTTGATCGTATCAAAAGAATCAAATCCTCCCTACGATCGCATCCATCTGTGCTCTCTGATCAATGGTACTTCAGATATTAAAGATATTGCCCTTCCTCTTCCTCCCGGTGTCCAACTTGAACTTGATTCTGAAGTCATCCAAATAGACAAGAATGCCAAACGTATCTACACAAAAAATGCGAGTTTTAGCTATGATATCCTTATCATCGCAACCGGTTCTGATCCCAGAACCCTCTTTGATATCAAGGGTATCAAAAATGCCAGGACCTTTAGAAGTGCTGCTGACAGTGAATGTATAGCTAAATGCAGCAAAGGCAAAAATGTTGTCATGATGGGTGTAGGTCCTATTGGGCTGGAACTTCTAGACACGCTTTGCGGATTGGACGGGCCTGAGAATATCTATCTTGTCTCACGCGGTATGCATCTTTATGATAAAGCACTTACTCCTGTTGCCGTAGAGATGATGAAGAGAATTTATGAAGAGAGTGACTCCCGTGTTCATATATTGCTGGAAGAGGAGATCCTCGATAAGAAGATCGAAGGTGATGAGATCACACAGATCATCATGAAGTCACACACTATAGATAATCCTTTTGTTGTTTTTGGGGTGGGGATCTCTCCGAGTACAGATTGTGCAAAAGGGGCTGTCGATATCGACAAAGGCATCCTTGTGGATGAACATATGCGCACCTCAGATCCATACATATATGCCGTCGGCGAAGTCGCACAGATGCCCGATGGTTTTATTGCCGGTAGGGTTAGAGAATGTACCCTTCAGGCAGATGCTGCTATAGCTTCGATCTTAAAGATCGAAAGCGAGGGTTTTAAAGAGTTTGTGACGGTTGATGGACTCAAGGTAGGTTCTTTTTTACTTGCTGATGTCACCTCTACACTTTATGACCCGAAAGATAAAGCAAATGAAGAGATCGTTCTTTCCTCCAAGCAAGAACAACGTATTGATCAGTATATTATAAATAAAGATAAATTGGTCCGTTTTATCGGTATCAATACCAACGTTGATGTAATAGAGTTGAAAAAAATGATGGAAGAGGATAAAAAGGTTGATACCTCTTCTTTTTATTCCAACCGTCTTGTCAGTGAACGCGGTAGACTTATCTGCAGCTGTGCAAGCGGCTATAAGAACGACCTAGTCGATATTATCAAGACCCACTGTGTTGAGAGTTTTTCGGAACTTAAGCCCTTTAGTGAAGCTGGACGTATATGCGGACGCTGTAAGAAAGATGTGGAGCAGTTGATCATAGATACACCCGTCGATCCCGAAGAGGCACGACGTATCAAGGCGGAACGAGAAGAGAAGAAAAAGGCTGAAGAACTGGAACAAGTCCAGCGGCGTATTGACAAATATAATGCCCTGCATCCAAAGAACCAGATAGAGGGTGAGAATCTCCAAGAAGCAATCAAAGCCTTTGATCTGAAAAAGGAGTACAATAGCTGGGTCTCTATGATCACTGCGAATATGCGCCTGGGTCCGGAATATGATGATCTGGTCAGCCAGGGTCTTGAACAGTTGAACAAGATACCGATCATCTGGCTGGAACTGGCCGACTGTACAGGAAACTCGGAGGGCTTTATCAAGTCCGCTCACCCAAAAGTAGAAGACCTTATTTTGAAATATATCTCTTTGGATTATCATGAACTTCTTATGGCGGCATCAGGAGATCAATCAGAATCGGTACTTGAGAGTATTATTGATAAGGATGCAGGCAGATATATCCTGATGGTAGAGGGAGCTATTCCTTTGGGGATGGATGGAAAATTTCTGAGGATCGGACCAAAGGGCGAGACAGGACATGCTTTGCTCAAGCGTGTTGCTAAACATGCAGCGGCAGTCCTTGCTGTAGGTTCGTGTGCTTTTGACGGCGGTGTTGTAGCAGCAAAGCCCAATCCAACCGGCGCAGTAGGTGTTGCAGAGGCCTTGGGAAGGGATGATATCATCAATCTTCCAGGCTGTCCGGTTAACCCGATCAATATCGTAGGCACTTTGCTTCACTACATCATGTTCGGTGAACTTCCCAAGCTTGACGAGAAAAACCGTCCTGAATGGGCCTATGGTTTCAGGATCCATGACAATTGTGAAAGACGCGGCCATTATGAGCTCGGTGAATTTGTTGAAGAATGGGGTGATGAAGGAGCAAAAAAGGGCTGGTGTCTGTTCAAAATGGGATGCAAGGGGCCTTATGCACATCTGAACTGCTCTTTGGTAAAGTTCAATGAAGGAACAAGCTGGCCGGTGCAGGCAGGACACGGCTGTTTCGGCTGTGGACTTGGAAAGATCGCATTTGACCATTTGGCAAACCACAGGGAAGTGGACGATGAGACAAAAAAACTCTTAGAAGGTACAGGGAATAACCATGGCAAGTCGTAA
- a CDS encoding DUF2238 domain-containing protein: protein MPKSHKIVFAIYIVVWTIMAIDPKYPQDWLLENLLVFIFFPFIVLMDKKYHYTLPSLVLLLIFASLHSLGSHYTYAEMEHFNVITHFFGFERNHFDRLVHFLFGLLVFRILFEMISTSTMTLKTALLFTLTMVISISTFYEMLEWLAAVILHPELGMAFLGTQGDVWDAHKDTALAMTGALINMFFYQSYKQLWLLKKG from the coding sequence ATGCCCAAATCACACAAAATCGTATTTGCCATATATATCGTAGTTTGGACTATCATGGCAATCGATCCAAAATATCCTCAGGACTGGTTGCTTGAAAATCTATTGGTATTCATTTTTTTCCCTTTTATTGTTTTAATGGATAAAAAATATCACTATACTTTGCCAAGTCTTGTATTACTTCTCATTTTTGCGAGTCTGCACTCTTTAGGATCACACTATACCTATGCTGAGATGGAACACTTCAATGTCATCACACATTTTTTTGGATTTGAAAGAAACCATTTTGATCGTTTGGTACATTTTCTCTTTGGACTTCTTGTGTTTAGAATCTTGTTTGAGATGATCAGTACTTCAACGATGACACTAAAAACTGCTCTACTGTTTACATTGACAATGGTGATTTCCATTTCCACTTTTTATGAAATGCTTGAGTGGTTGGCAGCAGTGATCCTTCACCCAGAACTTGGTATGGCTTTTTTAGGCACGCAGGGAGATGTCTGGGATGCACACAAAGATACCGCCTTGGCCATGACTGGTGCTTTGATCAATATGTTTTTTTATCAAAGCTATAAGCAGTTATGGCTATTGAAAAAAGGATAA
- a CDS encoding SdiA-regulated domain-containing protein has translation MKYYFWLPFAFLVCACAAPKGKVIAHIPEASGISHCISDDTLVVANDEGTYYKISRKGKILQKMKLGKYDLEGVICEDREMIFAIENKGVLIVDTHTGEKKEIPLHTMYHGKKLSLFNKRSGVEAIAKVGDHVYLARQSKKKKKSFIAVVRLIPYPSKVVDVIEHRVADTAGLTYHEGYLYMVSDKEDLLIKYDLQKKNIVQKVKLGKGAWEGIAFDTNGNVYLADDDGRIVKYKKKQLGL, from the coding sequence ATGAAATATTATTTTTGGCTACCTTTTGCATTCTTGGTGTGTGCCTGTGCAGCTCCCAAGGGAAAAGTGATCGCACATATCCCGGAAGCTTCAGGGATCAGTCACTGCATCAGTGATGATACATTAGTTGTTGCCAATGATGAAGGTACGTACTACAAGATCAGCCGAAAAGGAAAGATACTCCAAAAAATGAAGTTGGGAAAGTATGATCTTGAAGGTGTCATCTGTGAAGACAGAGAGATGATCTTTGCGATTGAAAATAAAGGAGTGTTGATCGTTGACACTCACACAGGTGAAAAGAAGGAAATTCCTTTGCATACCATGTATCATGGGAAAAAACTCTCTTTATTTAATAAAAGGTCAGGGGTAGAGGCCATAGCGAAAGTAGGCGATCATGTGTATCTGGCCAGACAATCCAAAAAGAAAAAGAAATCTTTCATCGCTGTGGTTAGATTGATACCTTACCCTTCAAAGGTCGTTGATGTGATAGAACATCGTGTTGCAGATACAGCAGGACTGACATATCATGAGGGCTATCTATATATGGTGAGTGACAAAGAAGACCTTTTGATCAAATATGACCTTCAAAAGAAGAACATCGTACAAAAAGTTAAATTGGGGAAGGGAGCCTGGGAAGGTATAGCTTTTGATACGAATGGTAACGTCTATCTTGCAGATGATGATGGACGCATTGTCAAATACAAGAAAAAACAATTGGGCTTATAA